From the genome of Campylobacter magnus, one region includes:
- a CDS encoding threonine/serine exporter family protein has translation MKPKIGDLALFISKYLAALHACGAFVSRENRCTQRIAHAYGYDISINFFFNNTALTLKDQQNPHIKETLVLSNPAVQINLAELRELSALSWHIHDDRPELAQCYEHLKTAKERNIKERNIWVVLLVVGISFGALCRLFGGDFVAMAFTFGAAFSGAGLRHLLTLWGIDMRLQYIFLSFYSSAFVAFLGGIWAAHFGEFSMHIAIATSILYLIPGIFFINCVIDILDNHVLVGFSRIVNIAILITCMAIGVYLTLVIFELGALA, from the coding sequence ATGAAACCAAAAATTGGCGATTTAGCATTATTCATTAGCAAATATCTTGCTGCACTTCATGCGTGTGGGGCCTTTGTATCTCGTGAAAATCGCTGCACTCAGCGCATCGCTCATGCTTATGGCTATGATATTAGCATTAACTTTTTTTTCAACAACACTGCCCTTACGCTAAAAGACCAGCAAAATCCACATATCAAAGAAACGCTCGTACTCTCAAATCCAGCCGTGCAAATAAACCTAGCAGAACTTAGAGAACTAAGCGCGCTTAGCTGGCACATCCACGATGATAGACCTGAGCTTGCGCAGTGCTACGAGCATCTAAAAACCGCAAAAGAGCGCAATATCAAAGAGCGCAATATCTGGGTGGTTTTGCTTGTAGTTGGAATTTCGTTTGGTGCGCTTTGTAGGCTTTTTGGCGGTGATTTTGTAGCGATGGCTTTTACTTTTGGGGCGGCTTTTAGTGGGGCAGGGCTTAGGCATTTGCTTACGCTTTGGGGCATTGATATGAGGCTTCAATACATTTTTTTATCCTTTTATTCATCGGCGTTTGTGGCGTTTTTGGGCGGGATTTGGGCGGCTCATTTTGGCGAGTTTAGTATGCATATTGCCATTGCTACTAGTATACTTTATCTAATTCCAGGTATATTTTTTATCAACTGCGTGATTGATATTTTGGATAATCATGTTTTAGTGGGCTTTTCACGCATTGTAAATATAGCTATTTTGATTACTTGTATGGCGATTGGTGTGTATTTGACCTTGGTTATTTTTGAGCTTGGAGCACTAGCATGA
- a CDS encoding threonine/serine exporter family protein encodes MSSVFWGIGADMIFAALAGFGFAYGAKPPVPALILAALIAAFGHAFRFTLVNFLGFEMIVVATFLASFLVGLLGLMVAKFYKTPLEVITFPALLPMIPGFYAYKSILLLFEFLNTSDEMAKTIALSNFFYQLFITIGVTFALAAGVSTMILVFAKKSFSITRYSNIFKKKSIIAKKISRE; translated from the coding sequence ATGAGTTCGGTTTTTTGGGGTATTGGGGCGGATATGATTTTTGCAGCACTTGCTGGTTTTGGCTTTGCTTATGGGGCAAAGCCGCCGGTGCCTGCGCTTATTTTAGCTGCTTTAATCGCTGCTTTTGGGCATGCTTTTCGCTTTACTTTGGTAAACTTTTTAGGCTTTGAGATGATTGTGGTGGCTACTTTTTTGGCTTCTTTTTTGGTAGGACTTTTGGGTCTTATGGTAGCTAAGTTTTACAAAACACCACTTGAGGTCATTACCTTTCCTGCACTTTTGCCTATGATACCTGGATTTTATGCTTATAAGAGCATATTATTGCTTTTTGAATTTTTAAATACTAGCGATGAGATGGCAAAAACTATTGCTCTTTCAAACTTCTTTTATCAGCTTTTTATCACGATAGGGGTTACATTTGCGCTTGCTGCTGGGGTTAGTACGATGATATTGGTTTTTGCAAAAAAGAGTTTTTCTATAACAAGGTATAGCAATATTTTTAAAAAAAAGAGTATAATAGCGAAAAAAATTTCTAGGGAGTAG
- a CDS encoding bacteriohemerythrin: MMPDWDEKYCIGSAVVDDEHKRLFELAKKAYIYASKNVSKEQMKEIVTEFFNYMKEHFAHEEEYMKSIGYPALPAHAKIHKEIIHSMSDLITKIKNVNEMKENLVTIAKSWLLEHIIQQDMKIEEWHRKNKDVNVVEYDYVCGCPGRVHKISHTIHLKIVDEGKNFKCTACDQVIKQK; encoded by the coding sequence ATGATGCCTGATTGGGACGAGAAATACTGCATCGGAAGCGCTGTAGTAGACGATGAGCATAAGCGTCTTTTTGAGCTTGCAAAAAAAGCGTATATTTATGCTAGTAAAAATGTCTCAAAAGAGCAAATGAAAGAGATTGTAACTGAATTTTTTAACTACATGAAAGAGCATTTTGCTCACGAAGAAGAGTATATGAAAAGCATTGGCTATCCAGCATTGCCAGCACATGCTAAGATTCACAAAGAAATCATCCATAGCATGTCAGATCTAATCACAAAGATCAAAAATGTAAATGAAATGAAAGAAAACCTAGTAACAATCGCAAAATCATGGCTACTAGAGCACATCATCCAACAAGACATGAAAATCGAAGAGTGGCATAGAAAAAATAAAGATGTAAATGTTGTAGAATACGATTATGTTTGTGGTTGTCCTGGTAGAGTACACAAAATCTCTCACACAATCCATCTAAAAATAGTTGATGAGGGCAAAAACTTTAAATGTACTGCTTGCGATCAGGTGATTAAACAAAAATAA
- a CDS encoding bacteriohemerythrin, with the protein MFEWKREYSVGNALLDKEHERFFELAKRAFFTGRNEVSPIYLKNLINDFVNFAKQHFKHEEDYMKQIGYPFLTEHAALHENILRTFVMLSSSDKPVLQAKEELIKVVRAWLVEHMLTNDIRIERWQKKQQINITEENVLEKEINELEQKFIDYDYVCNCPDMVHKIPESIHLRIVAGEPFVCERCGAKVKLKN; encoded by the coding sequence ATGTTTGAGTGGAAAAGGGAATATAGCGTCGGTAACGCTTTGTTAGACAAGGAACATGAGCGTTTCTTTGAGCTAGCAAAGCGTGCTTTTTTTACTGGACGCAATGAAGTTTCACCGATTTATCTAAAAAATCTAATCAATGATTTTGTAAATTTTGCTAAACAGCACTTCAAGCACGAAGAAGATTATATGAAGCAGATCGGCTATCCTTTTTTAACCGAGCATGCTGCTTTGCATGAAAATATTTTGCGCACTTTTGTCATGCTTAGTAGCAGTGATAAGCCTGTATTGCAGGCAAAAGAAGAGCTTATAAAAGTCGTGCGTGCGTGGCTAGTAGAACACATGCTAACTAACGATATACGCATTGAGCGTTGGCAGAAAAAACAACAAATCAATATTACCGAAGAAAATGTATTAGAAAAAGAAATCAATGAACTAGAACAAAAGTTCATAGACTACGATTATGTCTGCAACTGCCCTGATATGGTTCACAAAATTCCTGAGAGTATTCATTTGCGTATAGTTGCAGGTGAGCCTTTTGTCTGCGAAAGGTGTGGCGCAAAAGTAAAGCTAAAGAATTAA